The genomic interval GCGTTCAATACAGCCGGTACGTCCTGGCGGAAATTGTCGAACACCACCCTGCCGCTAATGCCCAGGTCCCCGGCCAACCGTACCGCGGCGGCTTTCAGATCGCCCTCACCTATCATTAACAAGGTAAGGTCCGGAAAGTTGCTGCATACTGTTGCATAGGCCCTCAACATTCCCAGGGGGTCTTTCTGCTCCGTTATGCGGACAATATACCCGATCACCAGGTGATGGGCCGGAATGCCGTATAAAGCCTTTATATCCGGATATTCACCCAGACGGTTGAACTTGTCCAGGTTCACCCCATTTTTGACCACCAGGGACTTAAAATGCCCAAATACGCGCAGCCCTGTCTGGTGATTGGAATCGGAAACCGTAATATTGAGCCTGGTATGCTGTGTAATGAACTTCTCAGCCAGTATCCTGGCCTTCCTGTTCCAGGCAGGCAGACTGTCATGGAAAGACCATCCGTGGATGGTATATATCACCGGCAGGCCCAGTGTACGTGCGGCCCAAAGTACGTTAGTATTGGCGCGGGTACCATGTACATGTACGATATCTATCCGCTGTTCCTTCAGGAGTTGTTTCACCTTTCTCCATACCTTAATGTCAAAGGCTTTCTCGGTATGAATAACGTGGGCGGGTATACCCAGCTGGGTAAGGGACGTGATCATCGGGCCATCGGTAAAGGATAGCACCACCGGCTCGAACAGGCTTTTGTCAAGGTACCGGACGAGGTCCAGCACATGGCTTTCCCCCCCTCCAATTTTGCCCTGTCGGATCGTTTGTAAAACCCTGATCTTCTTAATCTCTTCCATCTTTTACAATTGTTCCATCCACCGGCTATACCACAACTGGAATACGAGGATATTCCAGAGTTTCTGGTGACTTACCTTTCCGCCGTCAAAATAGTTCTGTTTCAGTGTTTCGATATGCGCCGGATCAAAAAGCCCGGTCTGCTCCAGTTTGGCAGGCGATAAATAATACGCCATCTGTTCTTTCAATTCATCTCTGAACCAATGTGTGAGCGGGGCGATAAACGGTCTTTTAGGACGGTCCATCAGTGTTTTCGGTATATACTGGTGTACGATTTCTTTGAGGATGTATTTGTTAACCTTATTCTTTACTTTCACGTGTGCAGGCACCTTTGCCAGGAATTCCACCAGCCGGTGATCCAGCATAGGCTCGCGGCCCTCAATGCTTACTGACATGGTTGCCCTGTCTACTTTAACCAGGTTGTTGTCTACCAGGAAGGTTTTATAATCCACAGACAGCAGGCGGTTCAATGCATCATTGATATTGTTCAGTTCCCCGTTCATATCAAAGTTTGTCTTGTAGGTACAGTGTGCACCTCCCAGGTAGCTGGCCGCTTCTGTTTCTGTAATATACTGACTG from Chitinophaga filiformis carries:
- a CDS encoding glycosyltransferase family 4 protein, yielding MEEIKKIRVLQTIRQGKIGGGESHVLDLVRYLDKSLFEPVVLSFTDGPMITSLTQLGIPAHVIHTEKAFDIKVWRKVKQLLKEQRIDIVHVHGTRANTNVLWAARTLGLPVIYTIHGWSFHDSLPAWNRKARILAEKFITQHTRLNITVSDSNHQTGLRVFGHFKSLVVKNGVNLDKFNRLGEYPDIKALYGIPAHHLVIGYIVRITEQKDPLGMLRAYATVCSNFPDLTLLMIGEGDLKAAAVRLAGDLGISGRVVFDNFRQDVPAVLNAVDIYCLPSLWEGFPIGVLEAMAMGKAVIASDVDGTREAVEHEVTGLLVPPKNETALAAAIERLIKDRALRSSLQENAGRCVKANFDVRDMTHKIETVYQQMLAPLQD